The region TCAGACACGTAGCGTAGTGGATTACCGAGGTAGGGTGCCATGGAGTTCTTACGGAATGCACCATTTTCCAATTAGAATTCTCAACTTTTCGTGCCATGCGTGCCATGACCCTGGATGCCCCAAAAAACAAAACACAGCGGAAGGGGATGGTTATCGACCGGGTGGCAGGGGTCGGATGTCTGCATCCGCCCCCTGGTCATCAATGTTCGCAAGCACGATTGCACCTGTCACGTTCCTTCCCATGATGATTGCCATGAACATCAACGCCCTATGACCTGGGGGCAAACGAGGACGTTTGACCCCAGCCACGCCTGCCGAACTCATCGAGCAAAGCGGCGAGAATGGGACGAATCCCGCGCAGAAGGCCACGAGACCTAGCTTCCTGCCGGGGAGGTAGGGGAAGTAGTTGGTCGTGGGTTGATGGTGGATGGTTGGCAATACGGCTGGCAATCAACCCACCCGTGTTCGCCACTTCCAACCAACAACCATCCACTCGCAACCAACAAACAACTCACTGCAACTGACGGATAATCTCTTCAATACTTGCCAGTTGACTCTTCTGATTCGCCAACGTCTGGCGAACTTCGGCCACCACTTCCGGTGGGGCCTTGTCGACGAAGCTGGCGTTCCCCAGCTTCTTTTCGGTCGAAGCGATGAAGCCGCGCAGCTTCTCGGCCTCTTTCTTCTGCTTGGCCAGTTCTGCCGCCTTATCAATCAGGCCTTCCAGCGGCACGAAGCCCTCGGCTCCCACGAGTGCAAAACTCGCAGAAGCAGGGGGACGCTGCACCTCGGGGCCAGTCGCCGCAATCTCCGCTTTGGCCAGATTCTGGATCTGGACTCGTAAGGCCTCAAAGTCAGCGGCAGCTTCAGCACGGCACTTCAGATGAACCGCAATCGATTGGCCGAGGCTGATGCCATAGGTCGCGCGAATATTCCGAATCGCACCGATTGTCTCCTGCAACCGGGTGAACCGCTGTTCGAGGGGAGGGGAGATGTCGGCGTCGTTCACTACGGGCCAGGCCGCGATAATGCAGGCGGCTTCCGCCGGCTGGGGTTCAGGCAAGCCGCGTGAAGGGGCGATCTCGGCGAGGCGATGCCACAGTTCTTCCGTGATGAACGGCGTGAACGGGTGCAACAACCGCAGGATCTGATCGAGAACATGCACGAGCACCCGCTGCGCGACCGGCTTGGTCGTCTCGTCACGCAACCGCGACTTGATCAGTTCGAGGTACCAGTCGCAGAACTCGTTCCAGACGAAATCCCGCAGGGCGCGCGTTGCCGCATCGAACTTGTAGACACCCAGCAGGGAGGTCACTTCGTTCGTCACCGTCGCCAGGCGACTGACGATCCACTGGTCTTCAATCGCCAGTTCACTCTTGGCCACAGCAGCAGGTGTGTAGCCCTCCAGATTCAGCATGGCGAAACGGGCGGCGTTCCAGAGTTTGTTGCAGAAATTGCGGCCAAACTCGAAGCGTTCGATAACAATCCCCGCCACCAGTTCGCCCTCATCCGGTGTGTACCAGGGGCAGGCGTACTGCGATTCCTTCTTGCACTTGGGGCACTTGATCTTCGGCTTTCCGGGCGAAAACTTCAGGTGCTTCTGCTCCTGGGGAATCAGGTTCTGGCAATGGGGGCATTCGTAGCTGACCGGCAAGCGCACGTCCTGCGTTTCACCCGCAAACGAGGCGATCGTGAAGCGAGTTCCGTCGCAGCCGTAACGATCGACCAGTTCCAGCGGATCAACACCGTTCCCTTTGGTCTTGGACATGCCTTGCCCAAATCCGTCCTGAATTTTGGGATGGATATGCACATGTTTGAAGGGGATGTCATTCAGGTTGTAGAGACCTGCTAGCACCATTCGCGCGACCCAGAGCGTGATGATATCCCGCGAGGTGATCAGCACACTGCCCGGATAGTAGTAGGGGAGGACCGTATTCTTCCCGTCGCCGCTTGTATCTGGCTGGCCATTGAGTGGTGGATTCGACGTTTCATTCGGCCAACCCAGCGTCGCATGCGGCCAAAGTGCACTGCTGAACCAGGTGTCGAGGACATCGGGATCCTGTTCAAATCCGTCTGCTTCGAGTTGATTCTGGGTCTGTTCTCCATCGGCTGCCGAAGCGTCCACGCAAATCAGCACGCTCGCGGGATCGCTGGCGGAAAGAACACCAGCCGCCGAACTGTCGGGAAGAGTCGCAAGATACGACTCGGCTTCCTCCGCGCTAGCGAACTGCTTACTCCACACGGGAATCCGGTGCCCCCACCACAACTGGCGGCTGATGCACCAGTCGCGCTTCTCTCCAAGCCAGTCGAGATAGCTCGATTGGTACCGTTCGGGGAAAAATTTCACGCGGCCATCGGTCACGGCGTCGATCGCCTTCTGGGCGAGGTCGTCCATCTTCACGAACCACTGATCGGACATCAGCGGCTCAACGGGCGTCTTCGACCGATCACTGAACTTCATGGGAATCTTGCGGTCTTCGACCTTCTCAAAGAATCCCAGAGATTCCATCTTGGCAACCACGGCCTTGCGCGCTTCGAGACGATCCAGCCCGGCGAACTCGCCACCTTCTTCATTGATGGTGCCATCGGGCCGCAGGATGTTGATCATCGGAAGCTTGTTGCGCAGACCGCAGGCGTAATCGTTGGGATCATGCGCGGGAGTCACCTTCACACAGCCCGTCCCCAACTCTTTATCAGCCAGCAGTCCATCGGCAATGATCGGCACAAGCCTGCCGACGAGCGGCAGCCGGACGTGCTTCCCCACCAGCGCCGTATAGCGTTCATCAGTGGGATGGACGCAGAGTGCCGTATCGCCCAGCATCGTTTCCGGACGTGTCGTCGAGAATGAAATTCGCTGGCCGGTTGGTTCCCCCTGATCGTCAACCACGGGGTAGTTGAACGTCCAGAACTGCCCGTCGATGTCTTCGGTATAGACTTCGTCGTCGGCGACAGCGGTCTGCAAAAAGGCATCCCAGTTGACGAGCCGCTGGCCACGATAGATGAGGCCGTCGCGGAACATCTTGAAGAACGTTCGCCGCACGGCCTGCGAGCAGACCTCGTCGAGCGTGAAGCGCGTCCGTCGCCAGTCGCAGCTCGCCCCCAGCCGCTTGAGCTGGCCGAGAATGCGGGCCTCGTAGTGATCCTTCCATTTCCAGATGCGCTCGATGAGTGCCTCGCGGCCCACATCGTGACGAGTGAGCCCTTCCTCCTCGAGCATCCGCTTCTCGACCATCGACTGAGTAGCGATCCCCGCATGATCGGTTCCCGGCATCCAGAGTGCCGAATACCCCTGCATCCGCCGCCAGCGGGTGATGAGATCCTGCAACGTCCCGTTAAGGGCATGCCCCATGTGTAGCGCCCCAGTCACGTTCGGCAGGGGGATCATGATCACATGCGGCGGTTTGGTCTCGCTGGGATCAGCATTGTAGTAGCCGTGGGATTCCCAGAAAGAAATCCAATGCGACTCAATCGATTGCGGCTCGTAAGACTTGGGAATTTCGGTCGTCATCAGGGAAACTCTCGTGAAGCCGCAGCACTGCCGGGCGGGATGAATCTCAGTGAATTTAAGGTCGAGCAGGGCCACTACTCCGGCAGGCCCTCGTCTTTGAAAAGCTTGTATTCGACACTGTCTACCAGTGCCAGCCAACTCGCTTCAATCACATTCTCACTCACGCCGACAGTGCTCCAGGTATCGTGATCATCTCGACTTTCGATCACCACACGCACACGTGCCGCGGTTCCTTCCGCCGAGTTGATGACGCGAACTTTGTAATCCACCAGATGCATCTGTTCGAGCGCCGGATAAAAACGCAGAAGCGCACGTCGAACGGCCGTATCGAGAGCATTGATCGGGCCATCACCTTCTGCCACGACGTGCTCGACTTCATCGCCGACTCGCAGCTTGACGGTCGCTTCAGTCACTGGAACCTGTGCTTCTTCGGTCACGACCCCCACGCGATAATGCAGCCGCTGGAACTTGGGCGTGTACAGGCCCGCTTCTTTACGCACCAGCAAATCGAAGGATCCTTCGGCCGCTTCGAACTGATAGCCGATGTTCTCCAGATCCTGCACGCGTTCGAGGATGTTCCGCATCAGTTGGTCATCCTCGGCAATGCGGTACTTCGTTGTTTTGGCGATGATGTTGCTGCGGCCCGAAAGCTCACTCACCAGCACCTTGCGTTCGTTACCCACAGTCTCCGGTGGGATGTGTTCATAGCTGCGAGCCAGGCGATTGACAGCGTGGACGTGCATCCCTCCCTTGTGGGCAAAAGCACTGCTACCGACAAAGGGTTGTCCTGGCCGAAGTTGCAGGTTGGCAATTTCGTAAACATAGCGAGAAAGCTCTGTCAGATGGACAATCCCATTGGGCTTGAGCACCTCGTGATGTTTCTTGAGTGCCAGATTGGCTGCCACGCTCACAAGATCCACATTGCCGCACCGCTCGCCAATGCCGTTGATCGTCCCTTGAACCTGAATCGCTCCGCAATCGACCGCGATCAGCGAGTTGGCAACGGCCAGTTCACAATCGTTGTGGCAGTGAATTCCCAGGGGAGTGGAGAGTTCTTTGCGCACAGCATTCACCGCCGCCGCGATTTCTTCGGGCATCGTCCCCCCGTTGGTATCACACAGGCAGAGCAGAGCTGCCCCGGAATCGGCTGCGGCCCGTAAGGTCTTCAATGCGAACTCAGGATTGGCCTTGAATCCATCGAAGAAATGCTCTGCATCATAAATGACGTGCCGGCCTTCGGCTGCGAGAAATGCCACCGAGTCGCGGATCATCGCCAGGTTTTCAGCTTCATCGACACGCAGAACTTCAAAGACATGCAGATCCCACGTCTTTCCCACGACGGTACAGCAGGGCGTTCTGGCATCTCGCAGTGCCAGCATGCCTGTATCCTGATCGGCAGTCACGCCCTTGCGTCGGGTCATGCCGAAGGCGGAAATTTTGGCGTGCTTGAGCGGCAGATCCCGCACACGTTGAAAATATTCCGCATCTTTGGGATTCGAAAGAGGATAACCTCCTTCAATAATGTCGAGACCAATTTCATCCAGCTTCTGAGTAATCAGGAGTTTATCCTGCAGCGAAAAGTTAACGCCTTCACCCTGGCTACCATCGCGCAAGGTGGTGTCGTAAAGCTGGATGCGAGCCATTTCTACTCAAACCCTTTCCGTGGCTGTCTCAATGAAACACTTCATTAATCTCAGCCCGGCCTCGGAACTTGGGCACCTCCTGCAGCCTTGTTGAAGAAGAGCTGAAGCGGATGCCATACAAAAAATAACCCCCGGCATAACCGGGGGCACAAACAGGCAGAATCATTACGGCCTGGGTTGCATTAGCCCCCGGAAGTCGTAATTCCAATAATCGATACTGTGTATACAAATGTGAGCGACATGCTTTTTCCGTTTTCTTGACGTCATTGAAGATTACCCAGTGAAGGCAGACACGTCAAACCCTCGCGGGGTTCATGGGGTTTCCAGCCCACGTTTTCGACGCGAAGTTTGTCAGAAGTAATGGATTTTACAAAAGATCTGCCTTTCTTCAGTCGCTCATTTTCCGGAGTCTGTTTCAAAGTCGGATGCGAGTTCATGTCGTAACAGCTAAACTGTCGCTGATTTCTTTGGGGTGAACTGAGAGCCAAACGTGGTCTGTGTTCTTGACAGTCCACAATAGATTTTCGATCGCCTGAGAACTGGGGGCTGGATCAGCCCAAATCTGCCGTTTCCAAATTAGCTTTATGAGTGAGTGGTTTCGTGGCAATTACGTCAGTTGTCGGTCTGCAATGGGGCGATGAAGCCAAAGGGAAAATCGTTGATCTCCTGACGGACGAACACGAAATCGTCGTTCGCTATCAAGGAGGCAATAACGCGGGCCATACCGTCAAATTCGATGGGCAGACCTACAAGCTCTCTTTGCTCCCCACAGGGATTCTTCGCCCCGGTGTGACGGCTGTGATTGGCAACGGCGTGGTCGTGAACCCGGAAGCATTGTTGAAGGAAATCGGTACTCTCCGCTCGCAAGGCGTGAAGGTCGAAGGGAATCTGCTCCTTTCTGATCGAGCCCATGTGATTCTGCCCTACCACGTAGCTGAAGATCTCGCTGCTGAGCGATCACAGAAGAAGGATGCCATCGGCACCACAGGGAGAGGCATTGGCTACTGCTATCGCGATAAGGCGGGTCGCAGCCAGGCAGTGCGTGTGGGCGATCTTTATCATCCCGAAAGTCTGAAGCAGCGATTATCCGGCATTGTCGATTCCAAAAATCACGTGCTTTCGGCACTGGACCCGGAATTCAAACCGTTCTCTTCTGACGAAATCTTCACTCTCACCCAACAGTATGCCGAGACTTTGCGGCCGTTTGTGACAGACACCGTCGCCTGGCTTCACAAAGCCATTGGGGCCGGGAAGAATATCCTTTTTGAAGGTGCCCAAGGGAGCCTGCTCGACGTCGATCACGGCACCTACCCATTCGTAACGTCATCCAACAGTTCAGCCGCCGGGATTCATCCCGGTAGTGGTGTGCCCGAACGTCTGATTGAACAGATGATTGGAGTGGTCAAGGCTTACACCACTCGAGTTGGTGGCGGCCCATTCCCGACAGAACTCAACAATGAGATCGGCCAGCATATTCGTGATGTGGGTCGGGAGTATGGCACGGTCACGGGCCGACCCAGACGTTGCGGCTGGTTTGACGCCGTCGCAGCAGGGCATGGAGCCAAAATCTGCGGCGTCGATTGCATTTCCCTCATGCTGCTGGATGTCCTCAGTCAGCTCGATGAACTCAAAATCTGCGAAGCCTATGAGATCCACGGCGAGCGAACGACCGATTTCCCGGCTCACGTTGAAGATTTAGCAGCAGCGAAGCCTGTCTACCGCACCATTCCAGGCTGGAAGACAGAGATCAGCCACATCACCCGTCTGGGTGATCTCCCGACTGGGGCGCGGAAGTACATCGATACCGTGGGTGAATTGATGGGGAAGCAGGTCAAAATCGTGTCTGTCGGCCCGGATCGTGCCCAAACGATTCTTGGCTGATCCTGGTCTATTCCTTTAGGTTGAAACTTCTCTTTGCGCAGGCAGGATGCTCTTGAATGGACTCTCTCAAGCAGATCGTCGAATTCGTCCTGCACTTTGATAAGTATCTCCAGGGGTTCATCGAAAACTACGGCACCTGGACCTACGCGATTCTTTTCGCAATCGTCTTCGCTGAGACGGGCTTGATCTTCATGCCGTTTCTGCCGGGGGATTCTCTGTTGTTTGCAGCAGGGGCCTTGGCGGGAGCCAGTTCGCTCTCATTGCCGGCCCTGTGGATATTGTTGACGATTGCGGCCATTGCAGGCGATGCCGTGAACTACCTGGTCGGCCGCTGGTTTGGAGAACGCTTACTGAGCGCAAAAAGATTTCGGCTGGTCAAACCCGAACATCTCACGAAGACGGAAGAATTCTTTCAGAAGTACGGCAGCAAAACGATTGTCATCGCGCGGTTTGTCCCGATTGTCCGCACGGTGGCACCATTTGTCGCGGGCATGGGCAAAATGCCCTATCGCGTCTTTTCTGTTTACAACATTGCAGGTGGTATTCTCTGGGTTTCCACCTGTCTGATCGCCGGTTATCTCTTTGGCGGCCTGCCATTCGTCAAGGACAATTTTTCGCTGGTCGTTCTCGGCATTGTTATTGTCTCTGTCCTGCCCATTGCCTGGGAACTGGCTGCCGGTTATCTCCGTGGGCGAAAAGCAGTAGCAGCACCAGCACCCGAGACCACATCTTCTCCCGAAGAACCCGTCTAATACGGATTCCAATAAATAACTGCGCGGCGGGTGGCTGGGGTTGAGTCTTCGAACCCCCAGCGATTTTTGGCACGAACTGGGGGTTCGCGAAGACGCTCAACCCCAGCCACCCCAGACCAAGGAGCGCAGTTGAATACTGGAACCCGTCTGAAATCAGTTTCATTCGCTGCATTCAAGCCAAGATCCCGATCAGAAAATTCTGACCGGGATCTTTTTGTTGAAACATCAGTATTCGTTCAACGCGTTCGCCTGACCCGAACAAATGTCCTTAGTCTTGAGCAAGAAGTGCCTGCACTGCGTCGATAATGACGTGGCCATCGGTCTTGTCATTCGAGATGACGACATTCACCGTCTGCCCCGCATTTAACGTCATGCGGCCCAGAGTATGAAAGCCATCTTTCCCGGCAGCATTTCGCTGATTGACTCTGGTCTCGGTTCGTAACGTCCCTGCTTCAACCACCACTGGGACATTACTCGCGCGGTTGGCATTCGGCGTCCAACTCATACGAATGTCATAACTCCCTGTCTTGGGAATCTTCAGTTCGAAAAGAGCCGATTTCTCCCCCTTCTGCTCGTTTCCATCGGTCTGATATCCACTGCCGACAAATCCGCTGATCGAACCACTGGCTGTCCATTCGCCCTTGGTTCTTGCCAACGCGTCATCGACGACAACCCCAGGCAATGAACTTGGCACAATCCCCGCTGCTCCACCGCGAGAACCTTGCCATTCCAGCACCTGCTTGTCTTCCAGCAGCTTCTCCCGCAATTTCGCATAATCCACATCTTGAACGGTGGTTTTGCCATCGATGGCAAAGCTGGCTGCTGTCGCTGCCGACTGCCCGAGCACCATAAAGACAGGCTCCATGCGAATCGAACCATAAGAGATGTGCGAGGCCGACAAGCAGACCGGCACCAGCAGATTGGTGACGTGCTCTTTCGCCGGGCGAATGCTCTTGTAGGAAATGGGGTAGGGGGGGACACCCACCTGAATATCGCCTTCGTTCCGCACGTAGCCTTCTTTGGTCACATACCGCTGGCAGTTGTGCGAATCCATATTATAGGCACCCATTCCGACGGAATCTTCGGCTGTGACTTTACGCTGGCAATTGTGCTGAGTCATCACATAGTCCGAGATCATGCGACGAGCCTCACGCACATACAGCTGCGGCGGCCAGTTATCGGTCTCCACAAACTCGTCTTTGGCCAGCCCTAACTTCTGGAAATGATCGCGAATCTCCTGCGGTACGCGGGGATGATTCGCCAGCGTCCACATCAGACCCTGCTGGTATCGCTTGTGATCATCGATGATGGCCTGCCGTTTGGCATAGTCGGCATCGGGATACTCGTAGTTTGCCCCAATGTAATCTGTCGAAACTGCGAAATTGTTATTCGTGTCGGTCTTACGATTGGGCATCCAGACAGGATTCCACGACTTGCGATGATCACCCGCCTCACAGTTTCTGAGCACCAGCTCATACGTTTTTTCGTCATAACCTTCGGGCTTTGGCCAGGCACGGCGATTCTCCGCCACATCGGTCGTACACATGCGATAGTTGTAAGCCTGCACGCGATGATCACCAGCACCTTCTTCTCCAGGGCCGCCGGCCTGAATCAGAGGAATCAGCCCACTCTCTGGCTTGCCCGGAATCACATAAGGATCAACCTTGTGTGTGAACTGATGGTGAGTCGATTTTTCCACGCGAATCCCGTTCAGTGTCTCGCCGTAAACTTTTTCGCCCTCACGCCCCACATGATAAGGCACGCCAGCTTTGGCCATCAGGTCGCCTTCATAGGTGGCGTCGATGAACACCTTACCCGCGTATACCTTCCCCGATTCCATGCTGATCGATTCAATGGCTTTGGTTGCGGGATTTTTCTTCACACCGTTCTTGAGATCGAGCCGCTCATTCATCACGACTTGAATCGTGGGGTATTCAGCCAGCCAGTCTTTATAAACCTTCGTCGCGACATGTGGTTCGAAGGTCCACATTTCATTCTCACCACTCGATTTACGCCGCTCATTGTATTTAGACGCGCTTTCGTGCACCCAGTTTTTGGGGTCGGCATACCACTTTCCGACTCGCTGATAGAACTCACGCGAGAGTCCACCAATGGCCGCTTTATTTCCAATATCAGTAGCACCGAGTCCACCCGTCGTTAATCCTCCCAGATGATTCGATGGCTCAATGACGACAACCGATTTTCCCAATCGGGCCGACTGAATCGCAGCGGCAATCCCGCCCGAAGTCCCACCATAAACCACGATGTCATACGTTTTGGCTATACCTGGCGAGACCTGACCTCTCACTGAATTGGCCAACGGAAGAGTGATCACACTGAGCGTAAATGCCCAAATGACTGGAAAGCGAAAACGGTGCGGCAAAATCATAGGGAGTACCTCTGGAATGCGGTTACTGAATGAACCTCAGTTACTTAACAGATCAACACCCGCTTATAACAGACTTGTACTCCAAAAACATCTCTCCACACCTACTCATAAATGACGACCAGAAAGGTCAAAGCGTCTCCTTTGCCTCGATTTTCAATCGCATGGGGGACATCCGCGCGGTAACTCGCTGAATCTCCTTTGCCAAGTTCTCGTTGTTCACCGGCAGAGTGAATACAGATTCGCCCCTGTTCGACAGTGATAAACTCGCGGGTCTTCTGGAAATGAGCCTCACTCCGCAACGCTCGCCCAGGCTTGATACGAAGTTGATAAAACTCGACGTCCTTTTCCAGCGGCAAAGGTGAAAGCGTGCGAATCTCGCAATCTTCATCGCTTCGATACAGATGCGCGGGGTCATCCCCTCGAATGACATGAATACCTGGAACCACATGTGGTGTTTCCACTAACTGGCCAATGGTCAGCCCGAAAGCCTGAGCGATTCGCGCAGTCACAGCCAGGGTAGGATTCGCCTGATTCCTCTCAATCTGACTGAGCATGGACCGACTCACACCGCTCGCTGAACTCAATTGATCGAGTGACCAGCCATTCTGCTGTCTTAATTCTCGCACACGATGACAAAGCATTTGACTAATTGCGTCACTGGGCGTGGGCAGATCCGATGAGAGAGAGGTCATCGCGTAATTTTCATTCGTCTTGAGGATCGAAATACCATCTCTCCATGTTTTTCGAGAGATAATTCTATTTTTCGCTTGTTGTGATGCTTTACAGATTCTAACATACCGGAGACGATTTCCACTATACTAAACAAAGAATTCTCGGCGACAACACAGACGATCAATTCTATTGATCTCATTAAACACCCAGCATACGAAAGCACCCCATGCACGGACTGGTCAAGCGCAAGGCCGATGTCGGACTCTGGCTGGAAGATGTTCCCAAGCCCGAATACGGCATTAACGACGTTCTCATTCGTGTCAAAAAGACGGGCATCTGCGGCACCGATGTCCACATTTATAAATGGGATGACTGGGCTCAGAAGACGATTCCCGTTCCCATGGTGGTTGGACACGAGTTCGTGGGTGAAATCGTTGCGGTGGGTTCGAATGTCGTCGATTTCCACCCTGGCGACATCGTCAGTGGGGAAGGGCATGTGGTTTGTGGACGCTGCCGCAATTGCCTCGCGGGTCGCAGGCACCTGTGTGCCTTCACTAAAGGTGTGGGAGTCAATCGTCCCGGTGCCTTCGCCGAATACATTTCGCTCCCCATGTCGAATGTGTGGCATCACTCCTCAGACATAGACCTGGATGTGGCGTCCATCTTCGACCCGTTCGGGAACGCTGTTCACACAGCCCTCTCCTTTGACCTCCTCGGTGAAGACGTATTGATCACAGGTGCCGGCCCGATTGGAATCATGGCTACTGCCATTGTGAGGCATGCCGGAGCTCGACATGTGGTGGTCACCGATTTGAATCCTTACCGCCTCGAACTGGCCCGCAAGATGGGAGCCACCGTCGCTGTTGATCCACGGGAGCAGGACTTACCTGCCGTCCAGGCACAGTTGGGCATGAAGGAAGGTTTCGACGTCGGCCTCGAAATGTCTGGTAATCCACATGCCTTCAATAGTCTCATCGCCAATATGGCTCACGGCGGCAAGATTGCAATGCTTGGCATCCCTGAAAAATCCATGGCCATCGACTGGAACACCGTGGTCTTTAATATGTTGACTATCAAAGGCATCTATGGCCGGGAAATGTACGAAACCTGGTACAAGATGACCGTCATGCTCCAGAGCGGCCTGCAGATCGCCCCCGTCATTACTCATCGCTACCACTACACCGAATTCCAGAAGGGTTTCGATGTCATGCTCAGCGGCCAATGCGGCAAAGTCGTGCTCGACTGGGAAACCTAAATCTCTCCTTGCATTGAATATTGAGCAGGGTGCATGAAGTTCCGACGGAATGCACCCTACTCAGTAAATATGAACTGTTTAAAACGACTCTCTCTTTGCCTTCCCGAGATCGCCCCATGTCCACACGATTTCTCGAACATATCTCCGGGCAACTGGATCAGATTCGCAGTGCCGGAACTTATAAGTCTGAGCGAGTCATCACGACTCCGCAGAATTCGAGCATTCAAGTTGCAGGGGGAAAGCCCGTCCTGAACTTCTGCGCGAATAACTATCTGGGATTGGCACAACATCCCGCAGTTCAGGCGGCGGCTGCCAAGGCTCTGGAAGAATGGGGCTACGGGCTTGCCTCAGTAAGATTTATCTGTGGTACTCAAGGACTACATAAACAACTTGAAAGTGCTCTCAGCAAGTTTCTCGGCATGGAGGATACCATTCTCTACTCCTCCTGCTTCGATGCGAATGGCGGGCTGTTCGAAACATTGCTGGGGGCGGAAGATGCTATCATCTCTGATGCACTCAACCATGCGAGCATCATCGATGGCATCCGCTTATGTAAAGCTCAACGGTTTCGCTATGCCAACAACAATATGACCGAGCTGGAAGAACGACTTAAAGAAGCCTCCGGGGCTCGTTTTCGCCTCATCGCGACAGATGGCGTTTTCTCCATGGATGGTTACATCGCCAATCTTCCCGCAATCTGCGAACTGGCGGATAAGTACGATGCGATGATTATGGTCGATGATTCTCATGCTGTTGGTTTCACTGGCCCCAACGGGCGCGGAACGCACGAATACCACAACGTCATGGATCGCATTGACATTATGACCGGTACGCTTGGTAAAGCCCTGGGAGGTGCCAGTGGAGGCTATACCAGTGGACGCCAGCCGATCATTGATCTCTTGAGACAACGTTCAAGACCATACCTCTTTTCGAACACTCTCGCACCTCCCATTGCTGCGGCTTCGCTCAAGGCATTAGAGCTTCTGAGTGAATCGACTCATTTGCGTGATCAATTGGAGGCCAATACGGTCTGGTTTCGGAATGCACTGCAAAGTGCGGGGCTGAAGGTGCTTCCGGGGACGCACCCCATCTGCCCCGTCATGCTGGGTGATGCTGCCCTGGCGGCTCAATTTGCAGATCGCATGCTAGCCGAAGGAGTTTATGTCATCGGCTTCTCCTACCCGGTCGTTCCTCAAGGACAAGCCCGCATTCGTACACAGATTTCAGCGGCTCACTCGCAACACGATCTGGAAACAGCAGCGGCAGCATTTACTAAAGTCTGGAAAGAGCTGGCTGTCTAAGCGATGTTATCCCGCTAGCGAATTACCCCCATCAATCGATTCTTGATTCTGCCTGGCTTCGACGGAGTTTTTCCATGTCATATCGACACGTACTGATTTTGAGCCTCGCCTGCTGTCTATGGACAGAAAACCTCCTGGCGCAATCAGGAAAATCACAAGGTACGAAGCCAGCGGCAACGAAACCGGCAACCAAGCCCTCAGCCAAATCCTCATCCAAAAAAGGGGCTCCTGCCCGCACAGAGACCTCCAAGTTTGATCCAGAACTCTGGAAGCCTCACCAGGATTTTCTTCTGGAAGGTGTCACTGAGATCAAAATTGGTGGTGCTCCCGGAACAATCCTCCCTTATGGCCCCGAATCTTTCCCTGTGGTGGTTTCGACCAACAAAGGGAAAACCAGTGTGGCAGCGGCGGCGGCTGAGTTCGGCAAAGGTCGAGTTGTGGCTCTTTGCCACAATGATCTGCTTGGCTCAGGCCCAGCCAATCACACGATGACTGGCCGCTTTATCAGCAACTGTATTGCCTGGGCTGGAC is a window of Planctopirus limnophila DSM 3776 DNA encoding:
- a CDS encoding valine--tRNA ligase, encoding MTTEIPKSYEPQSIESHWISFWESHGYYNADPSETKPPHVIMIPLPNVTGALHMGHALNGTLQDLITRWRRMQGYSALWMPGTDHAGIATQSMVEKRMLEEEGLTRHDVGREALIERIWKWKDHYEARILGQLKRLGASCDWRRTRFTLDEVCSQAVRRTFFKMFRDGLIYRGQRLVNWDAFLQTAVADDEVYTEDIDGQFWTFNYPVVDDQGEPTGQRISFSTTRPETMLGDTALCVHPTDERYTALVGKHVRLPLVGRLVPIIADGLLADKELGTGCVKVTPAHDPNDYACGLRNKLPMINILRPDGTINEEGGEFAGLDRLEARKAVVAKMESLGFFEKVEDRKIPMKFSDRSKTPVEPLMSDQWFVKMDDLAQKAIDAVTDGRVKFFPERYQSSYLDWLGEKRDWCISRQLWWGHRIPVWSKQFASAEEAESYLATLPDSSAAGVLSASDPASVLICVDASAADGEQTQNQLEADGFEQDPDVLDTWFSSALWPHATLGWPNETSNPPLNGQPDTSGDGKNTVLPYYYPGSVLITSRDIITLWVARMVLAGLYNLNDIPFKHVHIHPKIQDGFGQGMSKTKGNGVDPLELVDRYGCDGTRFTIASFAGETQDVRLPVSYECPHCQNLIPQEQKHLKFSPGKPKIKCPKCKKESQYACPWYTPDEGELVAGIVIERFEFGRNFCNKLWNAARFAMLNLEGYTPAAVAKSELAIEDQWIVSRLATVTNEVTSLLGVYKFDAATRALRDFVWNEFCDWYLELIKSRLRDETTKPVAQRVLVHVLDQILRLLHPFTPFITEELWHRLAEIAPSRGLPEPQPAEAACIIAAWPVVNDADISPPLEQRFTRLQETIGAIRNIRATYGISLGQSIAVHLKCRAEAAADFEALRVQIQNLAKAEIAATGPEVQRPPASASFALVGAEGFVPLEGLIDKAAELAKQKKEAEKLRGFIASTEKKLGNASFVDKAPPEVVAEVRQTLANQKSQLASIEEIIRQLQ
- the cimA gene encoding citramalate synthase, coding for MARIQLYDTTLRDGSQGEGVNFSLQDKLLITQKLDEIGLDIIEGGYPLSNPKDAEYFQRVRDLPLKHAKISAFGMTRRKGVTADQDTGMLALRDARTPCCTVVGKTWDLHVFEVLRVDEAENLAMIRDSVAFLAAEGRHVIYDAEHFFDGFKANPEFALKTLRAAADSGAALLCLCDTNGGTMPEEIAAAVNAVRKELSTPLGIHCHNDCELAVANSLIAVDCGAIQVQGTINGIGERCGNVDLVSVAANLALKKHHEVLKPNGIVHLTELSRYVYEIANLQLRPGQPFVGSSAFAHKGGMHVHAVNRLARSYEHIPPETVGNERKVLVSELSGRSNIIAKTTKYRIAEDDQLMRNILERVQDLENIGYQFEAAEGSFDLLVRKEAGLYTPKFQRLHYRVGVVTEEAQVPVTEATVKLRVGDEVEHVVAEGDGPINALDTAVRRALLRFYPALEQMHLVDYKVRVINSAEGTAARVRVVIESRDDHDTWSTVGVSENVIEASWLALVDSVEYKLFKDEGLPE
- a CDS encoding adenylosuccinate synthase, encoding MAITSVVGLQWGDEAKGKIVDLLTDEHEIVVRYQGGNNAGHTVKFDGQTYKLSLLPTGILRPGVTAVIGNGVVVNPEALLKEIGTLRSQGVKVEGNLLLSDRAHVILPYHVAEDLAAERSQKKDAIGTTGRGIGYCYRDKAGRSQAVRVGDLYHPESLKQRLSGIVDSKNHVLSALDPEFKPFSSDEIFTLTQQYAETLRPFVTDTVAWLHKAIGAGKNILFEGAQGSLLDVDHGTYPFVTSSNSSAAGIHPGSGVPERLIEQMIGVVKAYTTRVGGGPFPTELNNEIGQHIRDVGREYGTVTGRPRRCGWFDAVAAGHGAKICGVDCISLMLLDVLSQLDELKICEAYEIHGERTTDFPAHVEDLAAAKPVYRTIPGWKTEISHITRLGDLPTGARKYIDTVGELMGKQVKIVSVGPDRAQTILG